In a single window of the Acidobacteriota bacterium genome:
- the cheB gene encoding chemotaxis-specific protein-glutamate methyltransferase CheB, with amino-acid sequence MISVLIVEDSPVQREALAYILNSAPDIEVIGYASNGEEAVEASKQYQPKVITMDIHMPGMDGFETTRRIMRESPTRIVIVSASWQSTEVEKSFQAMQAGALAIIEKPPGLGHPDYERAARELVQIVRLMSEVQVIRRRAQRPDDASTPLVSSQRHTPAQATKKIKLVAIGASTGGPPVLQTILAGLPKNFAAPVLIVQHIGTGFAQGFVNWLTHATDFPVHLASAGDTLLPGHAYVAPDGFHTGLNAQGRISLSKDAPENHLRPSVSYSFRSVAQICGGEVVGVLLTGMGKDGAEELKLLRELGAITIAQDEESSVVFGMPGEAVKLEAAQYVLSPNEIIALLCELIGKTTV; translated from the coding sequence ATGATCAGCGTTCTCATCGTCGAAGATTCACCCGTTCAAAGAGAGGCTCTGGCTTACATCCTGAACTCGGCTCCCGATATAGAAGTAATCGGCTATGCCAGCAACGGCGAAGAAGCTGTCGAGGCGTCAAAGCAATACCAACCCAAGGTCATCACGATGGACATTCATATGCCCGGAATGGATGGCTTTGAAACCACGCGCAGAATCATGCGCGAGTCGCCCACTCGCATCGTGATTGTGAGCGCGAGTTGGCAATCTACGGAAGTGGAAAAGTCTTTTCAGGCTATGCAGGCGGGAGCGCTGGCGATCATTGAAAAGCCTCCGGGGTTGGGGCATCCAGATTATGAAAGAGCGGCTCGCGAATTGGTGCAAATCGTCAGACTGATGTCGGAAGTGCAGGTCATCAGACGCCGAGCGCAAAGACCTGACGATGCCAGCACTCCGCTGGTTAGTTCCCAAAGACACACACCGGCTCAGGCGACAAAGAAAATCAAGCTGGTAGCAATTGGCGCTTCAACGGGCGGGCCGCCTGTGCTACAGACGATTCTGGCAGGGTTGCCGAAGAATTTCGCCGCGCCGGTGCTGATTGTGCAGCACATCGGAACGGGCTTTGCTCAGGGGTTTGTCAACTGGCTCACGCACGCCACCGATTTTCCAGTTCATCTGGCAAGCGCAGGCGACACGCTGTTACCCGGTCACGCTTATGTGGCTCCCGACGGGTTTCACACCGGGTTGAATGCCCAAGGGCGGATATCCCTCAGCAAGGACGCGCCTGAAAATCATCTTCGACCTTCCGTGTCCTACAGCTTCCGTTCTGTGGCGCAGATCTGCGGCGGCGAGGTGGTCGGCGTGCTGCTCACCGGCATGGGCAAAGATGGCGCTGAGGAGTTGAAGTTGTTGCGAGAACTAGGGGCTATCACTATTGCGCAGGATGAAGAAAGCTCTGTGGTTTTTGGTATGCCGGGAGAGGCGGTCAAGCTAGAAGCCGCACAGTATGTACTTTCGCCAAATGAAATCATCGCGCTGCTCTGTGAGTTGATTGGCAAAACAACCGTCTAA
- a CDS encoding alkaline phosphatase family protein, with translation MKILIIGLDAATFDLVKPWAAAGFLPTLARLMHEGAYSVMCSTPNMHSASAWTAILTGLNPGRHGLYVFNDRDFATGKQVFFKGGDRQGELISAHLEKHRLTCGFLNVPMTYPAECFDGGYMISGLDAPSLGDSAFCPPSLREELFQRFPDYYFTPKNIGDLMSAGRIADAVQAWLEMIEIQTSAAEYLIEKYPTDFFMTVHTASDWGGHNLWKYFDESHPEYQPNSPHRDSLLNIYRALDRAVARLLQLTTDDTQVYVISDHGMGKHTGASYQLAAWLEAKGFMVRANQAASNASLISKSRSLAKKILPAAVKEKIKSGIGEARVKALQVSEKDSFYASIDWSRTRAYTEAGRHVINLNLAGRNRDGIVQAEDYQKVCDELIEALNEWRDARGIKVVERVVRRDEVYQGEYVSRASDLYIYWNPQAQVGEPPKSVKAKGYWWSGDHRPEGILIARGKGIRAVRELKTSSAPQVYDLVPTILHNAGLAVPASLDGRVINEMSENREPVKFSSTAQNSEHQSSALSEEEERLIEEKLRALGYM, from the coding sequence ATGAAAATTTTAATTATTGGACTTGATGCCGCAACGTTTGATTTGGTGAAGCCCTGGGCGGCGGCAGGCTTCCTTCCTACGCTTGCGCGATTGATGCATGAAGGCGCGTATTCGGTGATGTGTTCAACCCCGAATATGCATAGCGCCTCGGCGTGGACAGCGATACTCACGGGACTGAATCCCGGACGACACGGATTATATGTATTCAACGACCGCGATTTTGCCACCGGCAAACAGGTCTTTTTTAAAGGCGGCGACCGCCAGGGCGAATTGATTTCCGCGCATCTCGAAAAACACCGTTTAACCTGCGGATTTTTGAATGTGCCGATGACCTATCCGGCGGAATGTTTTGATGGCGGCTATATGATTAGCGGTCTGGATGCGCCGTCGCTCGGTGACAGCGCCTTTTGTCCGCCATCGCTTCGCGAAGAACTTTTCCAACGATTTCCCGATTATTATTTTACCCCGAAAAACATTGGCGATTTGATGAGCGCAGGTCGCATTGCAGATGCCGTGCAGGCGTGGCTTGAGATGATTGAAATCCAAACCTCGGCGGCGGAATATCTGATAGAAAAATACCCGACCGATTTTTTCATGACGGTGCATACGGCAAGCGATTGGGGCGGGCATAATCTGTGGAAATATTTCGACGAATCGCATCCCGAATATCAACCAAACTCGCCGCATCGTGACAGCCTGCTCAACATCTATCGCGCGCTTGATAGGGCAGTGGCGCGGCTTTTGCAATTGACGACTGACGATACTCAGGTCTATGTGATTTCCGATCACGGCATGGGAAAACACACGGGCGCGTCCTATCAGTTGGCGGCGTGGCTCGAAGCAAAGGGCTTTATGGTCAGAGCTAACCAAGCCGCTTCAAATGCCTCACTCATCAGTAAAAGTCGCAGCCTTGCTAAAAAAATTCTCCCGGCTGCGGTCAAAGAAAAGATTAAATCCGGCATCGGTGAAGCGCGTGTCAAAGCCCTGCAGGTATCCGAAAAAGATTCGTTTTACGCTTCGATTGATTGGTCTCGGACTCGTGCATATACAGAAGCCGGACGCCATGTGATTAATCTCAACCTTGCAGGGCGAAATCGCGATGGCATCGTTCAAGCGGAAGATTATCAAAAGGTTTGTGATGAGCTTATCGAAGCATTAAATGAATGGCGCGATGCGCGAGGCATAAAAGTCGTTGAGCGGGTGGTTCGCCGTGATGAGGTTTATCAAGGTGAATATGTGAGTCGCGCAAGCGACCTCTATATTTACTGGAACCCGCAAGCGCAGGTGGGCGAGCCGCCGAAATCGGTAAAAGCCAAAGGCTACTGGTGGAGCGGCGACCATCGCCCCGAAGGTATTTTGATTGCCAGAGGCAAAGGCATTCGCGCGGTTCGGGAATTAAAAACTTCGAGCGCCCCACAAGTCTATGACCTGGTGCCGACGATTTTACATAACGCGGGACTCGCGGTTCCCGCGTCGCTTGATGGTCGGGTAATTAACGAGATGAGTGAAAATCGCGAACCCGTAAAATTTTCTTCAACAGCGCAAAATTCCGAACATCAGAGCAGCGCGCTGAGTGAAGAAGAAGAGCGTTTAATCGAAGAAAAACTCCGGGCGCTCGGATATATGTAA
- a CDS encoding CheR family methyltransferase — protein sequence MANAISDSLLSQLSRRIADLTGMHFPQAKWRDLARAVETAAAELGFQNAEAVLKWLETSTPTKEQIGILASHLTVGETYFFRDQKSFEILEQYILPALLESRRASGQKRLRIWSAACASGEEPYSLAILLKRMLPDLQDWHITILATDINQRALQKAMDGNYSEWSFRDAPPWLKERYFNQRGSNRYEILKEIQQMVTFDYLNLTEDFYPALLNQTNAMDVIFCRNVLIYFVADQAGSVIHKFYRALTDGGWLITSPMESAHLLNSEFKAVSFEGATFYQKASGSPKPSQAEEPFTTTSTPFPPQTPAEMSESLWSYDSLSGLEPPRADETTEVPAVQVEESLSGEAEQDRYGAARSLYEQGRYAEVKANLLNASSPDDCTVQELALLARSAANEGNLAEALEWCEQAIVADKFDAGLRYLRATILQEQERVDDAIASLKRALYLNQHFALAHFALGGIARRLGRTKEAAKYFHNALGLLRDYHADDPVPEAEGLTAAGLIQLIQTMSQTATHRGG from the coding sequence ATGGCAAACGCTATCTCAGACTCTCTACTTTCTCAGCTCAGTCGGCGCATAGCTGACCTGACCGGCATGCACTTCCCACAAGCCAAGTGGCGCGACTTGGCGCGCGCCGTCGAGACTGCTGCTGCCGAGCTTGGATTTCAAAACGCGGAGGCCGTCCTCAAATGGCTGGAGACATCAACTCCGACAAAGGAACAAATCGGTATTCTGGCAAGTCACCTGACCGTAGGGGAAACCTATTTCTTCAGAGACCAAAAAAGCTTTGAGATTTTGGAGCAATACATTCTGCCTGCCTTGCTTGAAAGCCGTCGCGCCAGTGGTCAAAAACGCCTGAGAATCTGGAGCGCCGCCTGCGCCTCGGGCGAAGAGCCTTATTCCCTTGCCATACTACTCAAGAGGATGCTCCCAGACCTTCAGGATTGGCACATCACCATACTGGCAACCGACATCAATCAACGCGCCTTGCAAAAAGCAATGGACGGTAATTACAGCGAATGGTCGTTTCGAGACGCGCCGCCCTGGTTGAAAGAGCGCTATTTCAACCAGCGCGGGAGCAACCGTTATGAAATCCTCAAAGAGATTCAGCAGATGGTGACGTTTGATTATCTCAATCTGACGGAAGATTTTTACCCCGCGCTTTTGAATCAAACCAACGCTATGGATGTAATCTTTTGCCGCAATGTGCTGATCTATTTTGTCGCCGACCAGGCCGGGAGCGTGATTCATAAATTTTACCGCGCGCTCACGGACGGAGGATGGCTGATAACCAGCCCTATGGAGAGCGCCCACCTGCTCAACTCGGAATTCAAAGCAGTCAGTTTCGAGGGCGCAACCTTTTATCAGAAAGCGAGCGGCTCGCCTAAACCTTCTCAAGCGGAGGAACCTTTCACGACAACATCCACCCCGTTCCCCCCACAGACGCCTGCTGAAATGAGCGAATCGTTATGGTCATACGATTCACTGTCGGGTTTGGAGCCGCCGCGCGCCGACGAGACAACAGAAGTTCCGGCTGTTCAAGTTGAAGAATCCTTATCGGGTGAAGCGGAGCAAGACCGCTACGGCGCGGCTCGCTCATTGTATGAACAGGGGCGTTATGCGGAGGTTAAAGCGAATCTCTTGAACGCATCTTCGCCCGACGATTGTACGGTTCAGGAATTGGCGCTGCTGGCGCGTTCAGCAGCCAACGAGGGCAATCTGGCGGAAGCGCTCGAATGGTGCGAACAAGCAATTGTTGCCGATAAATTCGACGCGGGATTGCGTTACCTGCGCGCCACCATACTACAGGAGCAAGAGAGAGTTGACGATGCTATTGCCTCGCTCAAACGCGCCCTCTATCTCAATCAGCATTTCGCGCTCGCGCACTTTGCGCTGGGCGGCATTGCGCGGCGGCTTGGTAGAACCAAAGAAGCGGCAAAGTATTTTCACAACGCGCTGGGACTTTTGCGCGACTACCATGCCGACGACCCAGTGCCGGAGGCCGAAGGATTGACTGCCGCAGGACTCATCCAACTCATCCAGACAATGAGCCAGACCGCAACCCATAGAGGAGGGTAA
- the cysC gene encoding adenylyl-sulfate kinase, which produces MKQKGFTIWFTGLSGAGKTTLARLLEPELQNRGYKVEVLDGDIVRTNLSKGLGFSKEDRDTNIRRIGFVCNLLARNDVIAIAAAISPYKEVRDEVRDDLQRFVEIYVECPIPVLAERDVKGLYKKALAGEIKNFTGIDDPYEPPVSPEVIVRSDTEAPEESLANILAKLEALNFIEPVVKIGQANAD; this is translated from the coding sequence ATGAAACAAAAAGGTTTTACAATTTGGTTTACGGGACTTTCAGGGGCGGGCAAAACGACGCTCGCTCGCTTGCTTGAACCCGAACTGCAAAATCGTGGATACAAAGTTGAAGTGTTAGATGGCGACATCGTGCGCACCAACCTTTCAAAGGGGCTGGGTTTTTCCAAAGAAGACCGCGACACCAATATTCGTCGCATCGGATTCGTTTGCAACCTGCTGGCGCGCAATGATGTGATAGCCATTGCCGCAGCCATCTCGCCTTACAAAGAAGTACGCGACGAAGTGCGCGACGATTTACAGCGTTTCGTTGAAATCTATGTCGAATGCCCGATTCCTGTACTCGCCGAACGCGATGTGAAGGGGTTGTACAAAAAAGCCCTCGCCGGTGAGATTAAAAATTTCACAGGGATTGATGACCCTTATGAACCGCCCGTCAGTCCCGAAGTCATTGTGCGTTCGGATACCGAAGCGCCCGAAGAAAGCCTCGCCAACATTTTAGCGAAACTTGAAGCGCTGAATTTCATTGAACCTGTCGTTAAAATCGGACAGGCAAATGCCGATTGA
- a CDS encoding CHASE3 domain-containing protein: protein MRVSVGAKIGAGFALALLIMIIIGAVSYQSASRMRADAEEVERTNKVFARLEKLYSTLPDAESGARGYVITGEDSYLDSYRLGIATLEQVLPELRQLIADPNQARRLNDLEPLIKEKFAFMKEIVDTRKEKGFTPAVQLVATGKGKHLMDEVRNRIAEISNEENTLMTRRSSESKASADRTKSIILYGVLAAFILLGVTAFLVTRNIAVPL, encoded by the coding sequence ATGAGAGTATCTGTTGGAGCCAAGATAGGCGCAGGGTTCGCCCTGGCATTGCTGATCATGATCATCATTGGCGCGGTCTCCTATCAGAGCGCTTCCCGAATGCGCGCTGATGCCGAAGAAGTGGAGCGCACCAACAAGGTCTTTGCAAGGCTGGAGAAATTGTACTCAACCCTGCCGGATGCCGAGAGCGGCGCGCGTGGCTACGTCATCACCGGAGAGGACAGCTATCTGGATTCCTATCGCCTGGGCATCGCCACCTTGGAGCAGGTCTTGCCCGAACTCCGGCAATTGATCGCCGACCCCAATCAGGCGCGCCGCCTCAACGATCTGGAGCCGCTGATCAAAGAAAAGTTCGCCTTCATGAAAGAGATCGTTGATACGCGCAAAGAAAAGGGCTTCACCCCCGCCGTGCAATTGGTAGCTACAGGCAAAGGCAAGCATCTGATGGATGAAGTACGCAACCGCATTGCTGAAATATCAAACGAAGAGAATACACTAATGACACGCCGCAGCAGTGAATCCAAAGCCAGCGCCGACCGCACCAAGTCAATCATCCTCTACGGCGTGCTGGCGGCGTTCATCCTCCTTGGCGTGACAGCGTTTCTGGTGACGCGCAACATCGCCGTGCCACTC
- a CDS encoding hybrid sensor histidine kinase/response regulator — protein MSSREEEFLKRLWATFRIEVDDHLQAMSAGLLELEKTADAQKQKEIIEAVFREAHSLKGAARAVNSAEIEAVSASLESVFAALKGNEIALSPALYDLLHQGLDSIRQFLSNNEMEGSKSVKPKTNELMALLQRAAKGEALPEAKPLPASPVDRSAAQAEETAETPAPTDAVTSVWGQPERAETSTSEAIASTGMTETAALAETVRISTARLDALLPQVEEMLSAKLALGQRAAELSEINVALASWKKQWSKIPPVLRKVHPLVERKTNGNSSTEATEYLPTLTEFLEWNAAFHQSLEAKLAALTKAVRHDHYALSKQVDGLLGDAKKMLMLPFSSLLTGFPKLVRDLARDRGKEVELVIEGAEIEIDRRILHEIKDPLIHLVRNAVDHGIENPDKRQARNKPLRARLRIAISSEEGGKVEVLVSDDGAGIDFAAVRAAALKSGRFAKEELQALSAQETLSLIFDSGVSTSPIITDLSGRGLGLAIVREKVEKLGGGVAIETQPEAGTVFRLHLPITLATFRGVLIRLGDRTFVVPTTNVERVARIPLDNIKTVENKETIQLDEETISFARLQEVLELPGNGRRAENAAFIPVMILSSAGKHMAFGVDEILNEQEVLAKSLGKQLLSVRNLAGATVLGSGQVAPILDVADMMNVAARAVTKSLAAPVEESEAKQGAILVVDDSITTRALLKNILESAGYRTSTAVDGIDAFTQLKTETFDLVVSDIEMPRMNGFDLTEKIRADKQLAEMPVVLVTALETREDRERGIDAGANAYIVKSSFDQSNLLEVIQRLL, from the coding sequence ATGAGCAGCAGAGAGGAAGAATTTCTCAAACGGCTTTGGGCGACCTTCAGAATTGAAGTTGACGATCACCTTCAAGCGATGTCAGCGGGACTGCTGGAATTAGAAAAGACTGCGGACGCGCAAAAGCAGAAGGAGATTATCGAGGCGGTGTTCCGCGAAGCGCACAGTTTGAAAGGCGCGGCTCGTGCCGTCAACAGCGCGGAGATTGAAGCGGTCTCGGCCTCTTTGGAAAGCGTGTTCGCTGCTTTGAAAGGGAATGAAATCGCGTTGTCTCCGGCGCTGTATGATCTGCTGCATCAGGGCTTGGACAGCATACGGCAGTTCCTCTCGAATAACGAGATGGAAGGCAGCAAATCCGTTAAGCCGAAAACCAACGAACTGATGGCGCTGCTTCAGCGGGCAGCAAAAGGCGAGGCGTTGCCCGAAGCGAAACCTTTGCCCGCTTCACCAGTTGACCGCTCTGCCGCGCAGGCAGAAGAAACGGCTGAAACGCCAGCGCCAACAGATGCAGTGACGAGCGTATGGGGTCAGCCCGAAAGAGCCGAGACTTCAACTTCTGAAGCGATAGCGTCAACGGGAATGACGGAAACGGCTGCGCTGGCGGAAACCGTGAGAATCTCGACCGCCAGGTTGGACGCCCTCTTGCCACAGGTGGAAGAGATGCTCTCGGCAAAACTGGCGCTCGGGCAGAGAGCAGCCGAACTTTCAGAAATCAATGTCGCGCTGGCCTCTTGGAAAAAGCAGTGGTCAAAAATCCCGCCAGTCTTGCGCAAAGTCCACCCGCTGGTTGAACGCAAGACAAACGGAAATTCGTCTACCGAAGCAACCGAATACTTGCCAACGCTCACCGAGTTTCTCGAATGGAACGCCGCTTTCCACCAGTCGCTGGAAGCAAAACTTGCGGCGCTGACCAAAGCCGTCCGCCACGACCACTATGCTCTCAGCAAACAGGTTGATGGGCTGCTTGGCGATGCCAAAAAGATGTTGATGCTTCCCTTCTCTTCGCTTCTGACGGGGTTTCCGAAACTGGTCAGAGACCTGGCGCGAGACCGAGGCAAAGAGGTGGAATTAGTCATTGAAGGCGCGGAGATAGAGATTGACCGGCGCATCCTGCACGAAATCAAAGACCCGCTCATTCACCTGGTTAGAAACGCCGTAGATCACGGCATTGAAAATCCCGACAAACGACAAGCGCGCAACAAACCGCTTCGCGCCCGGCTGCGCATAGCGATCTCTTCAGAAGAAGGCGGCAAAGTTGAAGTCCTGGTTTCCGATGACGGCGCGGGCATAGACTTTGCGGCGGTGCGAGCGGCGGCGCTCAAGAGCGGGCGCTTTGCCAAAGAAGAACTGCAAGCTTTGAGCGCGCAGGAAACATTGTCGCTCATCTTCGACTCAGGCGTTTCCACCAGCCCGATTATCACAGACCTATCGGGGCGCGGACTGGGTCTGGCGATTGTCCGCGAAAAAGTCGAAAAGCTTGGCGGCGGCGTGGCGATTGAAACGCAGCCTGAGGCCGGAACGGTTTTCCGCCTTCATCTGCCCATCACGCTGGCGACCTTTCGCGGCGTACTCATACGCCTGGGCGACCGTACCTTCGTGGTTCCCACAACCAATGTCGAGAGAGTGGCGAGAATCCCTTTGGATAATATCAAGACCGTTGAGAACAAGGAGACGATTCAGCTTGACGAAGAGACCATTTCCTTTGCGCGCCTTCAGGAAGTGCTGGAATTGCCTGGCAATGGCAGGAGAGCGGAAAACGCTGCCTTCATCCCCGTGATGATTCTGTCCTCTGCTGGCAAGCATATGGCATTTGGCGTTGACGAGATTCTCAACGAACAGGAAGTGTTGGCAAAAAGCCTGGGCAAACAACTCTTGAGCGTTCGCAATCTTGCGGGAGCAACCGTGCTGGGGTCTGGTCAGGTCGCGCCGATTCTGGACGTGGCGGATATGATGAACGTTGCGGCGCGCGCGGTCACTAAATCGCTTGCCGCACCTGTTGAAGAATCCGAGGCGAAGCAGGGAGCCATCTTGGTTGTGGACGATTCCATAACCACCAGAGCTTTGTTAAAGAACATTCTCGAATCAGCCGGATACCGCACCAGCACGGCAGTTGACGGCATAGACGCTTTCACCCAACTCAAGACGGAAACCTTTGATCTGGTGGTGAGCGATATTGAGATGCCGCGCATGAATGGCTTTGACTTGACCGAAAAGATTCGCGCCGACAAGCAGCTTGCCGAAATGCCTGTGGTGCTGGTAACGGCGCTGGAAACGCGTGAGGACCGTGAAAGAGGTATAGACGCGGGCGCGAATGCCTACATCGTGAAATCGAGTTTTGATCAGAGCAACCTGCTGGAGGTGATTCAGCGATTGCTCTAG
- a CDS encoding chemotaxis protein CheW encodes MNISTNLNTLTHLVVFKLDESDFGIDLAVVEGAIRAVSVTPLPKAPEIVSGVINARGRIIPVVNLRKRFRLPEREPEIEDRLLIVHTATRAFAFVVDAVSGVLEITEPPLITADTILPDLEYLQGVLKLKDGLILIHDLNRFLSLEEEQVLNEVLH; translated from the coding sequence ATGAATATATCGACTAACCTTAATACGCTGACTCACCTTGTCGTTTTCAAACTGGACGAGTCTGATTTTGGTATAGACCTGGCGGTTGTCGAGGGCGCGATTCGCGCCGTCAGCGTCACCCCGTTGCCGAAAGCGCCGGAGATTGTTTCCGGCGTGATCAATGCGCGAGGCCGAATCATTCCCGTCGTCAACCTCCGTAAGCGGTTTCGCCTGCCGGAGCGGGAACCAGAAATCGAAGACCGTCTCCTGATTGTACACACGGCAACCCGCGCCTTCGCCTTCGTGGTTGACGCGGTCAGCGGCGTTCTCGAAATCACCGAGCCACCGCTTATCACAGCAGACACTATTCTGCCCGACCTGGAATATTTACAGGGCGTGCTGAAACTCAAAGACGGGCTAATTCTCATTCATGACCTCAATCGGTTCCTGTCTCTTGAAGAAGAGCAGGTCTTGAATGAAGTGCTGCATTAA
- a CDS encoding chemotaxis protein CheW, giving the protein MKQNQELPQGNQQIDWSKVHRRIAAAQQSLDANLSASAAQKKKILDERARALAMEAEPDALVEELEVLEFVLAYERYAVESAYIREVVPFQGLTPLPCTPPFVVGIVQARGQILSVINIKKFLGFPQTGIADLHKIIILHFENMEFGVLADDIIGARRLPTDQLQTSLPALIQMQEAYLKGITRDRVVVLDARKLLLSKNLLVNQKASQK; this is encoded by the coding sequence ATGAAGCAGAATCAAGAATTACCGCAAGGGAACCAGCAAATAGACTGGAGCAAGGTTCATCGCCGCATAGCCGCCGCGCAGCAATCGCTTGATGCGAACCTTTCCGCAAGCGCAGCGCAAAAGAAAAAGATTCTTGACGAACGCGCCCGCGCACTGGCTATGGAGGCGGAACCCGACGCGCTTGTAGAAGAACTTGAGGTATTGGAATTTGTGCTGGCTTATGAACGCTACGCTGTTGAATCGGCATACATTCGAGAGGTCGTTCCGTTTCAAGGACTGACGCCATTGCCTTGCACACCGCCGTTTGTCGTAGGCATCGTGCAGGCGCGTGGGCAAATCCTCTCGGTCATCAACATCAAAAAGTTCTTAGGTTTCCCACAAACCGGCATCGCCGATCTGCACAAGATCATCATTCTTCACTTTGAGAACATGGAGTTCGGGGTGTTGGCAGATGACATCATCGGCGCGCGTCGCCTGCCAACCGATCAATTGCAAACGTCTTTGCCTGCATTGATACAGATGCAGGAAGCCTATTTGAAAGGCATTACCAGGGACAGAGTGGTTGTCCTCGACGCCAGGAAGTTGCTGTTGAGCAAAAACCTTCTGGTCAACCAAAAGGCGTCTCAAAAGTAG
- a CDS encoding alkaline phosphatase family protein: MKTVVIGLDGATFDIINPMIQAGRLANLSRLMREGSHAPLRSTILPNSFPGWSSCTTGTSEGMHGVFSPFIKNRNAYTVRAMSGRDIQTRHVWDLLTERGGRSMIINVPTTYPPEPLNGLMVTGMLTPNQQVEWTYPHSLKAEILNRLPDYIIEPGRHPDKHARAMEFRRASQLHEQLALHLMQSNEWDFFMVVFSVLDRAQHDFWADMDVRHPRHNPNTPREFQTFIHETYAQLDGAIGRLLEKLPAACRVFIVSDHGFCSELYEVRVNEVLAQAGLLTFKTNRKSQAQIKTLKEKVSRRLFGKRLSGNSLERKVQYGSAFLDEIDFTGTRAFFAQDKGVWVNLRGREPQGMVSESDFDSVVEEARAALMNLTSPVDGERIFESVMRREAAFNGANRELLPDLVMVPLRDEYVYNERPSYNEAIVAADSTTGTHAKDGIFIAWGQGIQSHTTFRQQPNLRDMGSTALASLECPLTEDMDGRAIDEIFQEPLAITRQGSSYRAETEMSSINESVYKADEEAELRERLRALGYIE, from the coding sequence ATGAAAACCGTAGTCATAGGATTAGACGGCGCGACCTTCGACATCATCAATCCGATGATTCAAGCAGGACGACTCGCGAATTTGTCTCGCCTGATGCGCGAAGGTTCGCACGCGCCGCTTCGTTCAACCATCCTGCCCAACAGTTTTCCCGGTTGGTCGAGTTGCACGACCGGAACCAGCGAAGGCATGCATGGGGTTTTTTCGCCGTTCATTAAAAACCGCAATGCTTATACGGTGCGCGCCATGAGCGGGCGCGATATTCAAACCCGCCACGTCTGGGATTTACTAACCGAACGAGGCGGGCGTTCGATGATTATCAATGTGCCGACCACCTACCCGCCCGAACCCTTGAATGGGTTGATGGTCACAGGGATGCTCACGCCCAATCAACAGGTCGAATGGACTTATCCGCATTCGCTGAAAGCTGAAATTTTAAATCGCCTTCCTGATTACATTATTGAACCGGGACGCCACCCCGATAAACACGCGCGCGCAATGGAATTTCGACGCGCCAGCCAGTTGCACGAACAACTCGCGCTGCATTTAATGCAGAGTAATGAGTGGGATTTTTTCATGGTGGTGTTTTCGGTTTTAGACCGCGCGCAACATGATTTCTGGGCGGATATGGACGTCCGCCATCCGCGCCACAATCCCAATACACCACGCGAATTTCAAACTTTTATTCACGAAACTTACGCGCAACTGGACGGAGCTATCGGACGATTGCTTGAAAAGTTACCCGCCGCTTGCCGTGTCTTTATTGTTTCCGACCACGGCTTTTGTTCGGAACTTTACGAAGTTCGCGTCAATGAAGTGCTCGCTCAGGCAGGGCTTTTGACATTTAAGACGAACCGTAAGAGTCAGGCGCAAATTAAAACCCTGAAAGAAAAAGTGTCGCGCCGCTTATTTGGTAAACGACTAAGCGGCAACTCGCTGGAACGCAAAGTGCAATACGGCAGCGCCTTTTTGGATGAGATAGATTTCACTGGCACGCGGGCTTTTTTCGCGCAGGACAAAGGCGTCTGGGTGAACCTCAGGGGGCGCGAACCGCAGGGCATGGTTTCGGAAAGTGATTTCGATTCGGTTGTCGAAGAAGCGCGCGCGGCTTTGATGAATTTGACCTCGCCGGTTGATGGCGAGCGCATTTTTGAAAGCGTGATGCGACGCGAGGCGGCATTCAATGGCGCAAATAGAGAGCTGTTGCCCGATTTGGTAATGGTTCCATTGCGCGATGAATACGTTTACAACGAGCGACCAAGTTACAATGAGGCGATTGTTGCCGCCGATTCAACCACCGGAACCCATGCGAAAGACGGTATCTTCATCGCGTGGGGGCAGGGAATCCAAAGCCATACGACGTTTCGCCAGCAACCGAATTTGCGGGATATGGGTTCGACGGCGCTTGCTTCACTTGAATGTCCATTGACCGAAGATATGGATGGACGCGCGATTGATGAAATTTTTCAAGAACCGCTCGCGATAACTCGTCAGGGCAGTTCATACCGCGCTGAAACAGAAATGTCATCAATCAATGAATCGGTTTATAAAGCCGATGAAGAAGCGGAACTGCGAGAGCGCCTGCGGGCGCTCGGTTATATTGAATGA